The genomic segment TCAAGGCGTGACTATTATTGGTATAGATTATAAAGATAAAACGGATAAAGCCATTAAATGGCTTAAAGATTTAAAAAATCCATACCAAATCGTATTGAAAGATGAGAAAGGCGCATTTGGTTTGGATTTAGGGGTTTATGGTGCACCTGAAACATTTATTGTAGATGGTAAAGGAATCATCCATTACCGTCATGCTGGTGATGTTAATGCAAAAGTATGGCAAGAAAAATTAAAGCCTATTTATGACAAGTTAATGGAGTCAAAATAATGAATCTATTCAAAACTTTTGTAGTTTTCACCGCACTTTTAGTGGTAAACACTAGCTTTGCCGCGATTGATGCGTTGGCATTTAAATCCGCTCAGCAAGAAAAAGATTACCACAGTTTGACACAGGAATTACGTTGCCCGCAGTGCCAAAATAATAATATTGCTGACAGCAATGCCACTATTGCGGTAGATATGCGTGCAAAAGTGTTTGAGTTGCTGAATGAAGGTAAAAGCAAGGATGATATTGTGAATTATATGGTAGAACGTTATGGCAATTTTGTGACCTATAATCCGCCAATTACACCTGCAACGATCTTGCTTTGGGCATTGCCATTATGCTTGATTATTTCAGGCGTCTTGTTGATATTACGTCGTAAGCCGAAAACGTCTCAAAGTGCGGTTAAAAATGCTGAAGTTGCAGAAAATATTTCGTTATCTGCTGAAGATGAACAGCGTTTACAAGCTTTATTGAATAAGAAGGAATAATTTATGATGTTGTGGTTTGTAGCGGCATTATTGACGTTTATTGTGGCGTTAATCTGTTTTTATCCGTTACTAAAAAAACGGATTAATCAGACATACACAAAACGAGATGAATTAAACAAGGCGTTTTATTTTGATCGTTTAAAAGAAATCGAACGTGATGAAGCGCAAGGATTACTCGAAAATACGCAGCAGCTTAAAACAGAATTGCAACAAGCTTTGTTGGAAGATATTCCTGAAGAACAAAATATGGCTAAGAATGACCATAAATCTTATGGAAAACTTTGGTTCGTATCAGGTTTTTTGAGTTTATTCATTATTGCGGGTGTCTTATATTTCAGACTGGGTGCCTGGCAGCAACAAGCCATGTTTGATAAAGCTTATGAGAACTTGCCTTATTTTTATGAGCGTATTAAAACGGAAGACACGGATCCGTTGAGTGATCAAGAATTACAGCAATTTGCGACTGCACTTCGTGTGAAATTACAGAAAGACCCGATAGATCCTAAAGGTTGGTGGACACTTGGTCAGATCGGTATGTCGCTGAATAATGGCGAACTCGCCTTTGATGCCTATGAAAAAGCGGTGAGCCAAGAGCCGACAAATGTCGAATATAAATTGTCCTATGCGCGAATTTTAATGATGTCTGATAATGACAATGAGAAATTGCAAGGTGAGAGCTTATTAAAAGAAGTTATTCGCCAAGATCATAGTAATTTACAAGCATTAGGGTTATTAGCGTTTTATTATTTTTCAAAAGAAGATTATAAAATGGCTGCTGTCACTTGGGCGATGATGTTAAAGCTTATGCCAGAAGATGATAGCCGCCGAAGCTTAATTGAAAAATCTATTCGTTCCGCGCGAGATGCCGTTGCGGAACAAGAGTCGAATAAAGTAGAAAGCAAATAATTTAAATACTAAATAGTTAGAAATCTGATATACTGTGCGGTCAAATTAGTATTCGGTCAGCGTAGGCTATTTAAATGAGTGTAGATATTGATGGGTTTCATCATGTAGCTATAATCGTTTCTGATTATCAACGTTCTAAATATTTTTATACTGAAATTTTAGGGGCGGAAATTCTTTCTGAAACCTATCGTCAACATCGGCTTAGTTATAAGTTAGACTTAAAGTTTAAAGATGGAAGTCAAATTGAGCTTTTTTCATTTCCATCGCCACCAGCTCGGCTGACAGCTCCAGAAGCTTGCGGTTTACGTCACTTAGCTTTTAAAGTAAAGGATATTCAAAGTGCGGTCAAATTTTTGCAAAAAAATAATGTGGAATGTGAGTCTATTAGAATCGATGAATTAACAGGGAAACAATTTGTATTTTTCCGTGATCCTGATGGTTTGCCGTTAGAATTATATGAACTATAGCAATCTTAAATTGAGGGGAAACATGAAATTATTACCAGTTACTTTAGGTGTAGCAACTTTAATGATTGGAATGTCATCTTTTGCTGAAATGAATATTCGTATTTCAGAAGATTCGACAACCGTTAATGGTGTGGAAACGTCTTTAGACGATTTGTGGAATAATAAAAATACCGTGTCGTCACGTAGTTACTCAGTAAATGGACAAGCTATTCCACTTGATAGTAAAAATCCTAAAGCAATAAAAAAGGTTGGCGATAATATTAAGTTTGAGATATTTGAAATCGGAGAAAATTATACATCACATTCATTGTATTCTTCGGGGGCTGGTGTTTGCCGTGCCTTTGTGGATGGGCGAGGTGTAGAGTTAAAGGATTCCAGTGTTTACTATATTAAAAATTCTGCAACGGGCGATTATTATGCATCTATAGTTGGAGCGGATGTCTCAAAAGAAGGGCCTAAAAATATTCAATATGCACCAGTATTCAACATAAAAAATCCTGATTTATTGGAAAAAATTCGAAAACAGGAGCAACAAAAAGGCAAAAAAATGGTCATAAAAAATATAGAAGAACGTAGCGAAGTATTAGAAGATATTATTTGCCGTTAATTTATATTGAAAAAGAATATTTATTAAAATGTTTCTTCTAGGATTTATCATATTATTTACAACTCAGGGGAAATAATGAACAAAAAATCTTTAATACTCGTTGTTGCGAGCGTTGTTTTGGCAGCATGTTCTGCACCACAACACCAACCAACTGCACCATTAGATACGCGCTCAGTACAAGAATATAATAATAGAGTGTATAGCGGTAATACTGTTCCAATGAGTCAGCGAGTAAAAACACCAAAACAAGTGGAAACACCGGTTAATCAAAGTGATAAGCAACCGCGTAGAAGCGCAGTAACTCGTATTAATCCAAGTATCGGTGTTGGAGTCGGTTATGGCTGGGGGAGCCGTTGTCATCATAGACATTGTTGGTAGTGAAAATTTTATGATAAAAAGCGAGCGAGATGCTCGTTTTTTTATTGTACTTTTATGATGAAAATGCAATAAAAAAGACCGCACTTTTTTTAGTGCGGTCTTCAGTTTGTCTAGTGACAGAAATTAGCCTTTGTAGTTGTAAATATGAGCTACTAAGTCTAATACTTTGTTTGAATAACCAGTTTCGTTATCGTACCAAGATACTAATTTAACGAAAGAGTCAGTTAATGCGATACCTGCATCTGCATCGAAGATAGATGTTAATGCACAGCCGTTGAAGTCTGTAGATACTACTGCATCTTCAGTATAACCTAAAACGCCTTTTAATTCGCCGTTGAAAGTTTTACCTTCAGCCGCATCTTTGATTGCTGCTTTGATTACTTCGTATGATGCTGGTTTTTCTAAGTTAACTGTTAAGTCAACAACAGACACGTTTGGAGTAGGAACGCGGAATGCCATACCCGTTAATTTACCATTTAATGCTGGTAATACTTTACCTACTGCTTTCGCTGCACCTGTTGATGAAGGGATGATGTTTTGTGATGCACCACGACCACCACGCCAGTCTTTCGCTGATGGACCGTCTACAGTTTTTTGAGTTGCTGTTGTTGCGTGAACAGTTGTCATTAAACCATCTTTGATACCGAAAGTTTCATGGATAACACGTGCTAAAGGTGCTAAACAGTTAGTTGTACATGACGCGTTAGAAACGATATCTTGACCTGCGTAAGCAGAGAAGTTAACACCACGTACGAACATTGGAGTTGCATCTTTAGAAGGGCCAGTCATAACAACTTTTTTTGCACCAGCAGTAATATGTTTACGTGCTGTTTCATCTGTTAAGAATAAACCAGTTGCTTCAACCGCAATATCAACACCGATAGCGCCCCAGTTTAAGTTCGCAGGATCACGTTCAGCTGTTACGCGGATTGTTTTACCGTTAACGACTAAGTTGCCATCTTTCACTTCTACTGAACCATCGAAACGACCATGAGTTGAATCGTATTTTAACATATATGCCATGTATTCAACGTCGATTAAGTCGTTGATACCTACAACTTCGATGTCATCACGTTGTTGTGCAGCACGAAACACAATACGACCGATACGGCCGAAACCGTTGATACCAATTTTAATTGCCATAAGATTTTCACCTATATTTAAAGTTAAACAAAATTATCACGATTCAGTTTACTCATTTCTGAGTACGCTTAGTCGTCACTTTGCGATTATAGCACGGTTTCTTTTCAGAACAATCCAGACTATGAAAATAACTATAACAAATAAGTTTTGTGTGATCTATGTCAAATTTTTAAGAGAAATTTAATTGGTTGAAAAAACACCGAAAATTTTCACCGCACTTTTCAGTAAATTTTTGGCATAATAATAGATGCATCTATTTTGAAAGGAAAATTTATGTCGCAAGGTAATTTATATATTTTATCCGCTCCCAGTGGTGCAGGTAAGTCTTCATTAATTTCAGCATTATTAGCCAAAGATACACAGAATAACATGATGGTATCTATTTCTCATACTACGCGCCAACCGCGCCCAGGTGAAGAAAATGGTGTACATTATTATTTTGTAGAGACGGCAGAATTTGAGAGTCTTATTGAACAAGGCGCGTTTTTAGAATATGCCAAAGTGTTTGGTGGAAATTATTACGGAACATCCTTGCCCGCGATTGAAAAAAATCTTGCTGCAGGTATTGATGTTTTTTTAGATATTGACTGGCAAGGCGCACAGCAAATTCGCGAAAAAGTTCCGAGTGTAAAAAGTATTTTTATTTTGCCGCCATCGTTAGCGGAATTAGAACATCGTTTAATTGGACGTGGCCAAGATAGTGCAGAGGTAATTGCGGAGCGTATGTCAAAGGCAATGAATGAGATTTCTCACTATGATGAATATGATTATGTGATTATTAATGATAATTTCGAGCAAGCATTATCGGGTTTGCAGGGTATTTTACGTGCAGAAAAATTAACGCTTACTTATCAACAACGTGAAAATAAAGCCTTAATTAACGAATTACTAGCAAAATCGACCGCACTTTAGTATCATAAACAACCCATTTAAGAAAAAATGCATCATTTGGAGTAAGAAATATGGCTCGTGTAACAGTACAAGAAGCTGTTGAAAAAATTGGTAACCGTTTTGATTTAATTCTAACGGCAGCGCGTCGTGCTAGACAATTACAATTAAATCAACGTGAACCGTTAGTTCCAGAAGAAAATGATAAGCCGACAGTTATTGCGTTGCGCGAAATTGAAAAAGGTTTAATCAACAATGAAATTATGAATACGCAAGAGCGTCAAGATGTATTGGTTCAAGAAAAGTTAGAAAATGAAGCGGTTTCATTATTAACAGAACCAAGTTTGACTGATGCAAGCTTTGTTGATGTTGAAGCGTAATTAATCCCATCATTCTGTCTATTCGCGCGGTTATATTGAGTTGTTGATTTTATAAAAAGGTATTCGTATGGAACTTTTTGCCCCTTTAGATAAAATTATTCAGGCTTATTTGCCACAAGAGCAAATTCAACTGATTAAACGCGCATTTGTCATCGCTCGTGATGCTCACGAAGGACAATATCGTTCAAGCGGTGAGCCTTATATTACTCATCCTGTTGCGGTCGCAGCTATTATTGCTGAAATGCGTCTTGATCATGAAGCAGTAATGGCAGCATTGCTGCACGATGTGATCGAAGATACGCCTTATACTGAAGACCAATTAGCAGCTGAATTTGGTAGCCGAGTCGCCGAAATTGTAGAAGGTGTCTCAAAATTAGATAAGCTCAAATTCCGAACTCGTCAAGAGGCACAAGCTGAGAGTTTTCGCAAAATGATCTTGGCAATGACTAAGGATATTCGCGTTGTTTTGATTAAATTGGCTGACCGTACGCATAATATGCGTACGCTAGGTTCGTTGCGTGCGGATAAACGCCGCCGAATCGCCCTAGAAACGCTTGAAATCTATAGTCCTTTAGCACATCGTTTGGGTATTGAGCATATTAAAAATGAACTGGAAGATTTGTGTTTTCAAGCGATGCATCCACAACGCTATGCTGTGATTCATAAAGTGGTTCAAGATGCGCGAACAAAAGGCCAAGAACTTGTCCAGCCGATTTTGGATAATCTGACGGCATCGTTGCAAAAAGCGGGTATCCCATCTTTTGTTTATGGGCGAGAAAAACCTGCATTTTATATTTACCAATCACTTAAAAATCATTCGCAGAAATTTCGTACGATTTTAGATATTTACAACTTTCGAGTGGTTACCCACAATGTAGACGATTGTTATCGTGCTTTAGGTTATGTCCATCGTTTATATAAACCTCGCGCTGGTCAAATTAAAGATTATATTGCCGTACCGAAAACAAATGGCTATCAAGCTTTGCATACTGCAACAATTGGGCCGAAAGGCGTGCCCGTGGCGGTTCAAATTCGTACTGAAGAAATGGATAAGATTGCGAAAATGGGGGTAACGGCGCATTGGGTGTTTAAACAAGACGGTAAAAATGATAACACGACAGCACAAGTGAAAGCGCAACGATGGTTAGAAAACATCATTGAATTGCAACAAAGTGCGGGTAATTCATTTGAATTTATTGAAAGTGTAAAATCGGATTTATTTAGTCACGAAATTTATGTGTTTACACCGAAAGGGCGTATTATTGAGCTGCCAGAAGGTGCTACAGCGGTGGATTTCGCCTATGCAGTACATACTGATGTGGGGGATTCCTGTGCAGGGGCAATAGTCGATCGCGCAGATTATCCGCTAGCTCGTCCATTAACTTCGGGACAAACTGTCGATATTGTGACTTCACCTAGTGCGAAACCACGTGCAAGTTGGTTAAACTCTGTAGTAACGGGGCGAGCAAAATCCAAAATTCGTCAGGCGTTAAAAACACAAGAAGAATTGACCGCACTTTCTACACCAGCTCAAATTCGACATTACGCGCATTGTTGTCATCCTATTCCAGGTGATAAAGTCCGTGGCTATGAAAGCGCGCCAAACGAGTGGCTTGTGCATCATGCAAATTGTTTGAGTTTACAACGGCATCCTGAAAGTGTTGAGCTTCAAATTGAAAATGAAGGGCAAGATTTTGAAGTAGAGTTACGTGTTGAATTTCAACGTTCAGCAGAATTAGGTAATCTACTCGTCGCCATTACGTCAGCACACAGTAATATACATTCTGTTTGGTCAGAAGATGACGGACATAGTAGTTTAGCTGTTTTACTTGTAACGGCAAAAGACGTCAAACATTTGGCGTCTATTATTCGCAAAATCCAGAATTTGCCTGACGTTATTTCAGTCACGCGCAATGTTAATGCCTAAAGCCAATGACAACGCTCCAATTTCTTGATGCTGTACCACTTACCACTTTATCGGGTGTGGGTGCAGCTGTTTCTGAAAAATTGAGTCGTATCGGTATCCATAATTTACAAGATTTACTTTTCCATTTGCCAACACGTTACGAAGATCGTACACGTATTACACCAATTTCAGATGTTCGACCTGAACAATATGCGACTATTGAAGGTATGGTGCAGACTTGTGAGTTGACATTCGGGCGTCGTCCTATTTTAACGGTGAGTTTATCTGACGGTTCATCGAAAATTATGTTACGTTTCTTTAATTTCAATGCGGGAATGCGTAATAGTTTTCAAATTGGCACTCGAGTCAAAGCATTTGGTGAAATAAAGCGCGGTCGATTTATGGCTGAAATTCATCATCCAGAGTATCAAATTATTCGTGATAATCAGCCGATAAAATTAGAAGAAAACCTGACACCAATTTATGCAACAACAGATGGTTTAAAACAAAATACCTTGCGGAAGTTAACAGATCAAGCATTAGCATTGCTCGATAAACTTCAAATTGCTGAAATTTTACCAAATGAATTTAATCCATATCCTTTTAGCCTAAAAGACGCCATTCGCTTTTTGCATCGCCCACCGCCAGATGTATCTTTAGATATGTTAGAAAAAGGTCAACATCCTGCTCAAGTGCGGTTAATTTTTGAAGAATTATTAGCGCATAATTTAGCGATGCAAAAAGTGCGGTTAGGTACACAACAGCATTATGCGTTGCCGTTATTTCCCAAAACAGATTTAAAAACGCGTTTTTTAGCCACGCTACCATTCCAACCGACAAATGCGCAAGCTCGTGTGACAGAAGATATTGAGCAAGATCTGAAACGCGAATATCCTATGATGCGTCTAGTTCAAGGCGATGTCGGTTCCGGGAAAACGTTAGTGGCGGCGTTGGCGGCGTTGTCAGCGATTGATAATGGCAAACAGGTTGCTTTAATGGCACCAACGGAAATTCTCGCAGAGCAACATGCTGAAAATTTTCGT from the [Actinobacillus] rossii genome contains:
- the ccmH_2 gene encoding cytochrome C biogenesis protein, with protein sequence MNLFKTFVVFTALLVVNTSFAAIDALAFKSAQQEKDYHSLTQELRCPQCQNNNIADSNATIAVDMRAKVFELLNEGKSKDDIVNYMVERYGNFVTYNPPITPATILLWALPLCLIISGVLLILRRKPKTSQSAVKNAEVAENISLSAEDEQRLQALLNKKE
- the ccmH_3 gene encoding NrfG protein, with the translated sequence MMLWFVAALLTFIVALICFYPLLKKRINQTYTKRDELNKAFYFDRLKEIERDEAQGLLENTQQLKTELQQALLEDIPEEQNMAKNDHKSYGKLWFVSGFLSLFIIAGVLYFRLGAWQQQAMFDKAYENLPYFYERIKTEDTDPLSDQELQQFATALRVKLQKDPIDPKGWWTLGQIGMSLNNGELAFDAYEKAVSQEPTNVEYKLSYARILMMSDNDNEKLQGESLLKEVIRQDHSNLQALGLLAFYYFSKEDYKMAAVTWAMMLKLMPEDDSRRSLIEKSIRSARDAVAEQESNKVESK
- the gloA2 gene encoding lactoylglutathione lyase, with the protein product MSVDIDGFHHVAIIVSDYQRSKYFYTEILGAEILSETYRQHRLSYKLDLKFKDGSQIELFSFPSPPARLTAPEACGLRHLAFKVKDIQSAVKFLQKNNVECESIRIDELTGKQFVFFRDPDGLPLELYEL
- the gapA gene encoding glyceraldehyde-3-phosphate dehydrogenase, type I — translated: MAIKIGINGFGRIGRIVFRAAQQRDDIEVVGINDLIDVEYMAYMLKYDSTHGRFDGSVEVKDGNLVVNGKTIRVTAERDPANLNWGAIGVDIAVEATGLFLTDETARKHITAGAKKVVMTGPSKDATPMFVRGVNFSAYAGQDIVSNASCTTNCLAPLARVIHETFGIKDGLMTTVHATTATQKTVDGPSAKDWRGGRGASQNIIPSSTGAAKAVGKVLPALNGKLTGMAFRVPTPNVSVVDLTVNLEKPASYEVIKAAIKDAAEGKTFNGELKGVLGYTEDAVVSTDFNGCALTSIFDADAGIALTDSFVKLVSWYDNETGYSNKVLDLVAHIYNYKG
- the gmk gene encoding guanylate kinase, which translates into the protein MSQGNLYILSAPSGAGKSSLISALLAKDTQNNMMVSISHTTRQPRPGEENGVHYYFVETAEFESLIEQGAFLEYAKVFGGNYYGTSLPAIEKNLAAGIDVFLDIDWQGAQQIREKVPSVKSIFILPPSLAELEHRLIGRGQDSAEVIAERMSKAMNEISHYDEYDYVIINDNFEQALSGLQGILRAEKLTLTYQQRENKALINELLAKSTAL
- the rpoZ gene encoding DNA-directed RNA polymerase subunit omega, encoding MARVTVQEAVEKIGNRFDLILTAARRARQLQLNQREPLVPEENDKPTVIALREIEKGLINNEIMNTQERQDVLVQEKLENEAVSLLTEPSLTDASFVDVEA
- the spoT gene encoding (p)ppGpp synthetase I SpoT/RelA, whose protein sequence is MELFAPLDKIIQAYLPQEQIQLIKRAFVIARDAHEGQYRSSGEPYITHPVAVAAIIAEMRLDHEAVMAALLHDVIEDTPYTEDQLAAEFGSRVAEIVEGVSKLDKLKFRTRQEAQAESFRKMILAMTKDIRVVLIKLADRTHNMRTLGSLRADKRRRIALETLEIYSPLAHRLGIEHIKNELEDLCFQAMHPQRYAVIHKVVQDARTKGQELVQPILDNLTASLQKAGIPSFVYGREKPAFYIYQSLKNHSQKFRTILDIYNFRVVTHNVDDCYRALGYVHRLYKPRAGQIKDYIAVPKTNGYQALHTATIGPKGVPVAVQIRTEEMDKIAKMGVTAHWVFKQDGKNDNTTAQVKAQRWLENIIELQQSAGNSFEFIESVKSDLFSHEIYVFTPKGRIIELPEGATAVDFAYAVHTDVGDSCAGAIVDRADYPLARPLTSGQTVDIVTSPSAKPRASWLNSVVTGRAKSKIRQALKTQEELTALSTPAQIRHYAHCCHPIPGDKVRGYESAPNEWLVHHANCLSLQRHPESVELQIENEGQDFEVELRVEFQRSAELGNLLVAITSAHSNIHSVWSEDDGHSSLAVLLVTAKDVKHLASIIRKIQNLPDVISVTRNVNA